The proteins below come from a single Runella rosea genomic window:
- a CDS encoding anti-sigma factor antagonist (This anti-anti-sigma factor, or anti-sigma factor antagonist, belongs to a family that includes characterized members SpoIIAA, RsbV, RsfA, and RsfB.), which yields MDFTITSEVVDKVAKLKLTGELDSLSARVFQKEIEKVALESPTELVLDLENLSFMSSAGLRVLIFSKQKMGVGLTIYIVKPQEIIVDTLEKTGLQHSVNIVDQYPV from the coding sequence ATGGATTTTACAATAACCTCAGAAGTAGTCGATAAAGTTGCCAAGCTTAAACTAACGGGCGAGCTGGATTCATTATCGGCGCGGGTTTTTCAAAAAGAAATCGAAAAAGTAGCGCTTGAATCGCCTACTGAACTCGTTCTGGACCTAGAAAATCTGTCATTTATGTCATCGGCAGGGTTGCGCGTTTTGATTTTTTCAAAGCAAAAAATGGGCGTTGGACTTACGATTTACATTGTAAAACCGCAAGAAATCATCGTCGATACGCTCGAAAAAACGGGGCTTCAACACAGCGTCAATATTGTTGATCAATACCCTGTATAG
- a CDS encoding nuclear transport factor 2 family protein, with product MQENQSTQTAEAEALQAKQMGFLQQGDIDGMVEGCYAEDARIHGFTFRAEGHTALKELIRLYLSRLSTLGERTIDKFTVGKNFIWMEMTIQNTQGKPVKIYEVKFIQNGKFYLQLFGLRQGTVWQPDDFTGFTAPDSTMARAFHSRYLEFHREGDFNGLADDFFTEDAQLITARVDVVGREAIRQMFQDLFAKESGFTPLSVENITNDRDYIWFEATVKSSLGERRVYDVMLIREGKVPLQLVGSLMGALPTEVAFANGTTTS from the coding sequence ATGCAGGAAAATCAAAGTACCCAAACCGCCGAAGCCGAAGCTTTACAAGCGAAGCAAATGGGTTTTCTGCAACAAGGCGATATTGACGGCATGGTTGAGGGGTGCTATGCTGAGGATGCCCGTATCCACGGATTCACTTTCAGGGCGGAGGGACACACAGCACTAAAAGAGCTGATAAGGCTGTATCTGAGCCGTTTAAGCACGTTAGGAGAACGAACCATTGACAAGTTTACGGTGGGCAAAAATTTTATTTGGATGGAAATGACCATTCAAAACACCCAAGGTAAGCCTGTCAAAATCTACGAGGTAAAGTTTATTCAAAATGGAAAGTTTTACCTCCAACTCTTTGGCCTGCGACAAGGTACGGTGTGGCAACCCGATGATTTTACGGGCTTTACAGCGCCAGATTCTACCATGGCGCGAGCTTTTCACAGTCGCTACCTTGAGTTCCACCGTGAAGGTGATTTTAATGGATTGGCAGATGATTTTTTTACGGAGGATGCGCAATTGATTACCGCCCGCGTAGACGTAGTGGGTCGTGAAGCTATCCGGCAGATGTTTCAAGATTTGTTTGCCAAAGAATCGGGTTTTACGCCCCTATCGGTCGAAAACATTACCAACGACCGAGATTACATTTGGTTTGAGGCCACCGTGAAAAGTTCGCTAGGCGAACGACGTGTTTATGATGTGATGCTGATTCGGGAAGGAAAAGTACCTCTGCAATTGGTAGGTTCATTGATGGGCGCACTACCAACAGAAGTTGCTTTTGCAAACGGCACAACCACCTCATAA
- a CDS encoding VOC family protein, whose translation MLSTSFFHVAVTVKDLAAFENFYTKYFGFKRARTISLGEGKELVFMKDAGNFYFEVFPPDEERPIPNVEGDGPHYPGLRHLAFSVADVDAKLAEMGADAVITLGPLAFDDFIPGWKTAWVKDPEGNIIEITQGYVDQED comes from the coding sequence ATGCTCTCTACCTCTTTTTTTCACGTAGCGGTAACGGTCAAAGACCTCGCCGCATTTGAGAATTTTTATACAAAATACTTCGGGTTTAAACGAGCGCGTACCATTTCGTTGGGAGAAGGAAAAGAACTAGTTTTCATGAAAGATGCTGGTAATTTTTATTTTGAAGTTTTCCCCCCCGACGAAGAACGCCCCATTCCCAATGTGGAAGGCGATGGCCCACATTATCCCGGACTGCGTCACTTGGCTTTTTCAGTAGCCGATGTGGATGCTAAACTCGCAGAAATGGGTGCTGATGCCGTCATTACGCTGGGCCCGTTGGCGTTTGATGATTTTATTCCTGGCTGGAAAACCGCTTGGGTCAAAGACCCCGAAGGAAATATCATTGAAATCACCCAAGGTTACGTTGACCAAGAGGATTAA
- a CDS encoding ester cyclase, producing the protein MSVEANKELVRGYVNAILVNRDFSKFNDFTAPGFYIDRSAVPEAIKGENALHNQMDMLYGAFPDLDLKIVDMVAEGDKVVVRFAAPGTHQNTFAGIPATGKTATWKGIVMYHVVDGKITEAWANWDDWGLLEQLR; encoded by the coding sequence ATGTCAGTCGAAGCAAACAAAGAACTTGTACGAGGATACGTCAACGCCATCCTCGTAAATCGGGACTTTAGTAAATTTAACGATTTTACAGCCCCAGGTTTCTACATCGACCGTTCGGCCGTTCCAGAAGCTATCAAAGGAGAAAATGCCCTCCATAATCAAATGGATATGCTCTACGGTGCTTTCCCTGACCTTGACCTTAAAATTGTGGACATGGTGGCCGAAGGCGACAAAGTCGTAGTACGATTTGCCGCACCTGGCACGCACCAAAACACGTTTGCGGGCATACCAGCAACGGGAAAAACAGCTACCTGGAAAGGCATAGTTATGTATCACGTCGTAGATGGTAAGATTACCGAAGCGTGGGCGAACTGGGACGATTGGGGATTATTAGAACAACTTCGCTAA
- a CDS encoding ester cyclase: MSQGNPNKAIARRYFHEIMNQANKDSAYEILSEDFVFTLPTHPEPFHGPDGFLGLVNMLHSAFPDFYIDPQDMVASGDWVATRWVGGGTHVGGPLLTVKGNLEATGNYFQIDGMTWHTIKDGKITESIGHEDTLGLMMQLGVIPAPEIVEETTPEQNEALAMRYFQDIMSEGRLEVVEEILAPNFAFIIPTQPEPITGYEAFKGFVMYLRNAFPDIQFTALRHMSEGNKVASRWQITGTHLGEFLGAPATGNKIKDFGIDIFTIRHGKIVSVHVNENDFGLMQQLGVIPV, from the coding sequence ATGTCACAAGGCAACCCAAACAAAGCCATCGCGCGTCGGTACTTTCATGAAATCATGAACCAGGCGAATAAGGATTCAGCCTATGAAATTCTGTCAGAAGACTTCGTTTTTACGTTACCCACTCACCCCGAGCCCTTCCACGGGCCAGATGGTTTTTTGGGTCTGGTAAATATGTTACATAGTGCTTTCCCAGATTTTTACATTGACCCCCAAGACATGGTGGCAAGTGGAGATTGGGTGGCTACGCGCTGGGTAGGTGGTGGTACGCACGTTGGTGGGCCATTATTGACCGTAAAAGGCAATTTGGAAGCCACAGGAAATTACTTCCAGATAGATGGAATGACGTGGCACACCATCAAAGACGGCAAAATTACTGAGTCAATAGGCCACGAAGATACGCTCGGATTGATGATGCAACTCGGCGTAATTCCCGCTCCTGAAATCGTGGAAGAAACCACTCCTGAGCAAAACGAGGCTTTAGCGATGCGTTATTTCCAAGACATCATGAGTGAAGGTAGACTGGAAGTAGTTGAAGAAATTTTGGCACCCAATTTTGCCTTCATTATTCCTACTCAACCGGAGCCAATTACGGGATATGAGGCCTTCAAAGGCTTCGTAATGTACCTCCGCAATGCATTCCCCGACATTCAGTTTACGGCATTGCGCCACATGAGCGAAGGCAACAAAGTAGCCAGCCGTTGGCAAATTACGGGAACTCACTTGGGAGAGTTCTTGGGAGCACCCGCAACCGGCAACAAAATCAAAGATTTTGGCATCGACATTTTCACCATTCGTCACGGCAAGATTGTGTCTGTCCACGTAAACGAAAATGATTTCGGTCTCATGCAGCAATTAGGCGTTATTCCTGTCTAA
- a CDS encoding ester cyclase, which yields MSIEANKAVVTRYWIDLWNKKDEKVIDEITLPDVKLHFPPGQAHQPPSFQVWLKTALIAFPNVHFTIHDLVAEGDKVVCRWSYTATNTGVFLGNPATNRDVTDQGINMFRIQDGKIAEMWMSGDSLGLLHQLGVIK from the coding sequence ATGTCAATTGAAGCCAACAAAGCAGTGGTTACCCGGTACTGGATTGACCTTTGGAACAAAAAGGACGAAAAGGTAATCGACGAGATTACCCTGCCAGACGTAAAATTACACTTTCCGCCCGGTCAGGCTCACCAGCCACCCTCGTTTCAAGTGTGGTTAAAAACCGCACTCATTGCCTTTCCAAATGTTCATTTTACGATCCATGATTTGGTAGCTGAAGGTGATAAGGTCGTTTGCCGGTGGTCTTATACTGCCACAAATACGGGTGTGTTTTTGGGAAACCCTGCCACCAATCGTGATGTGACAGACCAAGGAATCAATATGTTTCGCATCCAAGACGGGAAGATTGCCGAAATGTGGATGTCGGGCGATAGTCTCGGTTTGTTGCACCAACTAGGTGTTATTAAATAA
- a CDS encoding ATP-binding protein, protein MELKSFPATIDSLDAIRQYVKEKSQEAGVDKKATYNLLVAVDEIATNIILYGYQNAGLEGNIDVLSEATPHQLKVIFEDDASPFDPTTRELPDEEDFNLPLEERPIGGLGIYLTITGVSDFSYEYKNNRNRNIFVVDIKSP, encoded by the coding sequence ATGGAACTGAAATCCTTTCCGGCAACCATTGACTCGCTTGATGCCATTCGGCAGTACGTCAAAGAAAAATCCCAAGAGGCGGGAGTAGACAAAAAAGCAACCTATAATTTACTGGTAGCGGTCGATGAAATTGCGACAAACATCATCTTATACGGTTATCAAAATGCCGGATTAGAGGGAAATATTGACGTCTTAAGCGAAGCTACCCCCCATCAACTTAAAGTAATCTTTGAGGATGATGCATCGCCCTTTGACCCTACCACACGTGAACTCCCCGATGAGGAGGATTTCAATCTGCCACTGGAAGAAAGGCCCATCGGCGGACTAGGAATTTACCTTACCATCACTGGCGTAAGTGATTTTTCTTATGAGTACAAGAATAACCGAAATCGAAATATTTTTGTAGTGGATATCAAAAGTCCCTAG
- the glgX gene encoding glycogen debranching protein GlgX — translation MADIRIDYYPTHEHEGIKFRRGHTLPFGATMVPNGVNFSVYSSAAISCTLVLFERGEAQPYAEIPFPDEFRIGDVYCMTVFDLDFERLEYGYRMDGPFKPEEGHRFDKNVILSDPYAKVLGGRDTWRAQPNWDDVYPYRSRLAFEDFDWENDHPLETPIEDLSIYEMHVRGFTSHPSSETKNAGTFAGIRSKIPYLKSLGINCIELMPIYEFDEWENSRTNPKTGELLVNYWGYSTVNFFSPKAGYAATGKFGMQVDELKTLIKELHKNGIEVFLDVVFNHTAEGDHRGHTISFRGIDNKTYYMLTPEGYYFNFSGTGNTLNCNHPVVRNMVLDCLRYWASDYHIDGFRFDLAAILGRAQDGSPLSNPPLLESLAYDPILAKCKLIAEAWDAGGLYQVGSFPAYGRWAEWNGKYRDTVRRFLKGDTGLVGEMAQRLQGSPDLYPSRGPTASINFVACHDGFTLHDMFAYNEKHNEANGEDNNDGANDNNSWNCGWEGETDDQAINFLRHKQIKNALTILMVSQGIPMILMGDEMGHTQLGNNNTYCQDVEWNWLNWSLVNKNADLFHYAQQILRFRRAHPVLRSPTHFRHYDYVGSGLPDISFHGTLAWRPDWSAESRTLAFMLCGSHAKEGTIKDQTIYVALNMYWEPLHFELPTLEPGLKWHVFANTDMANSEDIHQIGEEPLLENQTGFFVGGRSVIILVAK, via the coding sequence ATGGCAGATATTCGTATTGATTACTACCCAACCCACGAACACGAGGGTATAAAATTCCGACGGGGGCATACGCTGCCGTTTGGAGCAACCATGGTGCCAAACGGGGTCAATTTCAGCGTCTATTCAAGTGCTGCTATTTCATGTACTTTGGTTCTTTTTGAACGGGGCGAAGCCCAGCCATACGCAGAAATTCCTTTTCCCGACGAATTCCGGATTGGGGATGTGTATTGTATGACGGTTTTCGACCTTGATTTTGAACGACTTGAGTATGGCTATCGCATGGATGGGCCGTTTAAACCCGAAGAAGGTCACCGTTTTGACAAAAATGTCATCTTGAGCGACCCTTACGCCAAAGTCTTAGGCGGCCGTGATACGTGGCGTGCCCAACCCAACTGGGATGATGTGTACCCCTATCGTTCACGTTTGGCCTTTGAAGATTTTGACTGGGAAAACGACCACCCGCTCGAAACACCCATCGAGGATTTATCCATCTACGAAATGCACGTACGGGGTTTTACGAGTCACCCCTCGTCTGAAACCAAAAACGCAGGTACCTTCGCGGGTATTCGCAGCAAAATACCGTATCTCAAATCGCTGGGTATAAACTGTATCGAACTAATGCCCATTTATGAATTTGATGAATGGGAAAACAGCCGCACCAACCCCAAAACGGGAGAATTGCTGGTCAACTATTGGGGATACAGTACCGTAAACTTTTTCTCGCCAAAAGCAGGCTACGCCGCCACGGGTAAGTTTGGCATGCAGGTGGATGAATTGAAAACCCTCATCAAGGAACTGCACAAAAACGGAATCGAGGTGTTTCTGGACGTGGTGTTTAACCACACCGCCGAAGGCGACCACCGTGGGCATACCATTTCGTTCAGAGGAATTGACAATAAGACCTACTACATGCTCACGCCTGAGGGGTATTATTTCAACTTCTCTGGAACGGGCAACACCTTGAATTGCAATCACCCCGTGGTTCGAAACATGGTGCTTGACTGCTTGCGTTATTGGGCGTCAGATTACCACATCGACGGGTTCCGCTTCGACTTGGCCGCCATTTTGGGCCGTGCCCAGGACGGTAGTCCACTGAGTAACCCACCTTTGTTGGAATCATTGGCATACGACCCCATTTTGGCCAAGTGTAAATTGATTGCCGAAGCCTGGGACGCCGGTGGTTTGTACCAAGTGGGTTCGTTTCCTGCGTACGGTCGCTGGGCCGAATGGAACGGAAAATACCGCGACACGGTGCGCCGTTTTCTCAAAGGAGATACCGGCTTGGTGGGAGAAATGGCCCAAAGGCTTCAAGGTTCACCCGATTTATATCCCTCCAGAGGTCCGACCGCGAGCATCAATTTCGTGGCCTGTCACGATGGCTTTACGCTGCACGATATGTTTGCCTACAACGAAAAACATAACGAGGCCAACGGCGAAGACAACAACGACGGAGCCAACGACAACAATTCGTGGAACTGCGGTTGGGAGGGAGAAACCGACGACCAAGCCATTAATTTTCTACGCCACAAACAAATCAAAAATGCCTTGACGATTTTAATGGTCAGTCAGGGAATTCCGATGATTTTAATGGGCGACGAAATGGGTCATACCCAACTCGGCAATAATAACACGTATTGTCAAGATGTGGAATGGAACTGGCTGAACTGGTCATTGGTCAATAAAAACGCTGATTTGTTTCACTATGCCCAACAGATTCTTCGGTTCCGTCGGGCGCACCCCGTACTCAGAAGTCCAACGCACTTCCGTCATTACGACTACGTAGGGAGCGGTCTGCCTGATATAAGCTTCCATGGTACGCTGGCATGGCGGCCAGATTGGTCGGCAGAAAGTCGTACCTTGGCTTTTATGCTCTGCGGAAGTCATGCCAAAGAGGGAACTATAAAGGACCAAACCATCTATGTAGCCCTGAATATGTATTGGGAGCCGTTGCATTTTGAACTTCCGACGCTCGAGCCTGGGCTGAAATGGCACGTTTTTGCCAACACCGACATGGCCAACTCAGAAGACATCCACCAAATCGGGGAGGAACCATTACTCGAAAACCAAACTGGCTTTTTTGTAGGCGGACGTTCAGTCATTATTCTGGTCGCAAAATAA
- a CDS encoding STAS domain-containing protein codes for MKVAENIIESIAVIEVEGNIDSKTAPEFEKAAIAAIKGQGQVIIDLSKVEFLSSAGLRVLLMIYRQIKSQSGKVVLVGVSEDIQDVMSNTGFINFFIIVNTLEEAVETLKKG; via the coding sequence ATGAAAGTAGCCGAGAATATAATAGAGAGCATTGCTGTCATTGAGGTGGAAGGCAACATAGATAGCAAAACCGCCCCTGAATTTGAAAAAGCCGCTATTGCGGCCATCAAAGGACAAGGGCAAGTTATTATTGACCTGAGCAAAGTAGAATTCCTTTCGAGCGCTGGTTTAAGGGTTTTGTTGATGATTTATCGCCAAATAAAATCGCAAAGCGGAAAAGTTGTGCTCGTAGGAGTATCTGAAGATATTCAGGACGTAATGTCGAACACCGGTTTTATCAACTTCTTTATCATTGTTAACACGTTAGAAGAAGCGGTAGAAACACTAAAAAAGGGCTAA
- a CDS encoding nuclear transport factor 2 family protein, with protein sequence MKNVPDSPLGNMYREHIQLILDKNIEALLDQYTDDALLISSFSKAPVIYKGRDQIREHMQGILGIDGLETDIVFWAETEDPQTLMITEQITMKFGNDTANMRFADSWVLKDGKIAIHFAGMVQHPDGTLA encoded by the coding sequence ATGAAAAACGTACCCGACAGCCCACTGGGCAACATGTACCGAGAACACATCCAACTTATCCTTGACAAAAACATTGAGGCACTGCTGGATCAATACACCGACGACGCGCTCCTAATTAGCAGTTTTTCAAAAGCGCCCGTCATTTATAAAGGTCGTGACCAAATCCGCGAACACATGCAAGGAATTTTGGGTATCGACGGACTAGAAACCGACATCGTGTTTTGGGCCGAAACCGAAGACCCGCAAACGCTCATGATTACCGAACAAATCACGATGAAATTCGGGAATGATACCGCCAATATGCGCTTTGCTGACAGCTGGGTGCTGAAAGACGGCAAAATCGCCATTCACTTTGCAGGTATGGTACAACACCCCGACGGCACACTGGCCTAA
- a CDS encoding DJ-1/PfpI family protein — MKLIGKKIGILFEADYYENEIFYYQYRFPEEGAEIHFLTRLWGQPKITFTGHEHKVPMDCWESFENMSDEELRSYSAIIVPSGMVSDRLRYTEDVEKIPPATEFLKRVFAEPTILKGIICHGLWLTAPATELVKGRKLVCHNNLIGDAKAYGAIYVNEDVVVDGDLVTGRSGGHAHFFAAKIIEILSEKA, encoded by the coding sequence ATGAAACTTATTGGCAAAAAAATTGGAATTCTCTTTGAAGCCGACTATTACGAAAACGAGATATTTTATTATCAATATCGTTTTCCGGAAGAAGGGGCCGAAATTCATTTCTTGACCCGACTCTGGGGGCAACCCAAAATCACTTTCACCGGCCACGAACACAAAGTACCGATGGACTGTTGGGAAAGTTTTGAAAACATGAGCGACGAAGAGTTGCGGAGCTACTCGGCCATCATTGTGCCTTCGGGCATGGTGTCTGACCGGCTGCGGTACACAGAGGATGTCGAAAAAATCCCCCCTGCTACGGAGTTCCTCAAACGCGTTTTTGCCGAGCCAACCATCCTCAAAGGCATTATTTGCCACGGATTATGGCTTACAGCCCCCGCTACTGAGCTAGTCAAAGGCCGCAAACTGGTTTGCCACAACAACCTCATCGGCGACGCTAAAGCCTATGGCGCGATTTACGTCAATGAGGATGTCGTCGTCGACGGCGATTTAGTCACGGGTCGTTCGGGCGGACATGCGCACTTTTTTGCTGCCAAAATCATCGAAATCTTATCCGAAAAAGCTTAA
- a CDS encoding ester cyclase has protein sequence MSLTPEQNNAICIEFFEAAWNTGNVREDLLSADAVDHSLVGGKSKTEPGSGSFKHIVGMFRHAMPDVKLTILDEIYTADKVVHRWSLLGTDTGGVMGMPPSGKTITLTGTTVVRMADGKIAERWANVDELGLLQQLGVVPPPPGA, from the coding sequence ATGTCACTTACTCCCGAACAAAATAATGCGATTTGCATTGAATTTTTTGAGGCCGCATGGAACACAGGCAACGTACGCGAAGATTTATTATCTGCCGATGCAGTTGACCACTCTTTGGTAGGTGGTAAAAGTAAGACAGAACCCGGCTCTGGCAGCTTCAAACACATTGTAGGCATGTTTCGTCATGCTATGCCCGATGTTAAATTGACCATCCTTGACGAGATATATACTGCCGATAAAGTAGTACACCGTTGGAGCCTTTTGGGAACGGATACAGGCGGTGTAATGGGAATGCCACCAAGCGGCAAGACCATTACCCTTACAGGCACAACAGTTGTTCGGATGGCAGACGGCAAAATTGCTGAGCGCTGGGCAAACGTTGATGAATTAGGTCTTTTGCAACAATTAGGCGTTGTTCCTCCTCCTCCTGGAGCTTAA
- a CDS encoding AGE family epimerase/isomerase, whose product MKLDFTFSDTLAGYIIEYNAAEKWYTVETSDKRVFKVNLLPSTYARTFRNLDESYQDASGVMQDLLAQKGQFLYSYGTFYPPLEGGEPVFEVQWIIFPSTQAHEYRHEAQDWWIQQISSIATSYLKWQFNYPQEPINYKNYRTMLHLAGAKKGDYLQETDTISRMIYGFASAYMLTGNDSFLEGAELGTEYLRDHMRFYDKDADLVYWYHGVKVDGQKETKLLTSEFGDDLDSLPMYEQIYALAGPTQTYRLTGDPRIMWDIEKTIELFEKYFKDDKLEGYFSHIDPISLDAHEESLAHNRARKNWNSVGDHAPAYLINLYLATGEKKYADFLEYTFDTITKYFPDYENSPFVQEKFFEDWSKDQTWGWQQNRAVVGHNLKIAWNLMRMQSLVAKDSYLEFAKKIAALMPEAGSDPQRGGWYDVVERETKTNGRHQFVWHDRKAWWQQEQAILAYMILHGILKDDDYLKYARESAAFYNAFFLDTDDGGVYFNVFGNGMPYLLGTERFKGSHSMSAYHSTELCFLSAVYTNLLITKKPTYFYFKPYPNGFKNNKLFVSPDILPKGSVYISACYINDEPYPNFDANELFVTLPKTDERVRVKVLISPVI is encoded by the coding sequence ATGAAACTCGATTTTACCTTCTCTGATACCCTTGCTGGGTACATCATAGAATACAACGCCGCCGAAAAATGGTATACTGTCGAAACCTCCGATAAGCGGGTTTTCAAAGTAAATTTACTCCCTTCAACGTATGCGCGCACTTTCCGTAATCTTGATGAATCGTATCAAGATGCCTCAGGAGTGATGCAAGATTTATTGGCCCAAAAAGGTCAATTTTTGTACTCTTATGGTACGTTTTATCCGCCGCTAGAAGGTGGCGAGCCCGTTTTTGAAGTACAGTGGATTATCTTCCCAAGTACACAAGCCCATGAATATCGCCACGAAGCGCAAGATTGGTGGATTCAGCAAATCTCTTCCATTGCCACGAGTTATTTGAAATGGCAGTTTAATTATCCGCAAGAGCCGATTAATTATAAAAACTACCGCACGATGCTTCACTTGGCGGGTGCAAAAAAAGGAGATTATTTGCAAGAAACGGATACCATTTCACGCATGATTTACGGGTTTGCCTCGGCATACATGCTCACAGGAAATGACTCGTTTTTAGAAGGTGCTGAATTGGGAACGGAATACCTCCGCGACCACATGCGTTTTTATGACAAAGATGCTGACTTAGTATACTGGTACCACGGCGTAAAAGTAGATGGCCAAAAAGAAACCAAGTTGTTGACTTCTGAATTCGGAGATGACTTGGATTCATTGCCAATGTACGAGCAAATTTACGCCTTGGCTGGACCTACCCAAACCTACCGTTTAACGGGTGATCCACGCATTATGTGGGACATCGAAAAAACGATTGAACTGTTTGAGAAATACTTCAAAGATGACAAACTAGAAGGCTATTTCTCACACATTGACCCGATTTCGTTGGATGCTCACGAAGAATCGTTGGCACATAACCGCGCCCGCAAAAACTGGAACTCAGTAGGTGACCACGCGCCTGCGTACCTCATCAACCTTTACTTGGCTACGGGTGAGAAAAAATACGCTGACTTCCTTGAGTACACTTTTGATACTATCACCAAATACTTCCCTGATTACGAAAACAGTCCGTTTGTGCAGGAGAAATTCTTTGAAGATTGGAGCAAAGACCAAACTTGGGGCTGGCAGCAAAACCGGGCCGTTGTAGGTCACAACCTCAAAATCGCCTGGAACTTGATGCGTATGCAGTCGCTCGTTGCCAAAGATTCTTACCTCGAATTTGCCAAAAAAATCGCCGCCCTTATGCCCGAAGCAGGCTCTGACCCGCAGCGCGGTGGTTGGTATGACGTGGTAGAGCGCGAAACCAAAACCAACGGCCGTCACCAGTTTGTGTGGCACGACCGCAAGGCATGGTGGCAGCAAGAGCAAGCCATTCTTGCATACATGATTTTGCACGGAATCCTGAAAGACGACGATTACCTCAAATACGCCCGCGAGTCGGCCGCCTTCTACAACGCGTTTTTCCTCGATACCGACGACGGCGGGGTATACTTCAACGTGTTTGGAAACGGTATGCCGTACCTGTTGGGTACCGAGCGCTTCAAAGGCAGCCACTCAATGAGTGCCTACCACAGCACCGAGTTGTGCTTCTTATCGGCAGTGTATACCAACTTGCTCATCACCAAAAAACCAACTTATTTCTACTTTAAGCCGTATCCAAACGGTTTTAAAAACAATAAGTTGTTTGTTTCGCCTGATATTCTTCCCAAAGGAAGTGTGTACATCAGCGCATGCTACATCAATGATGAGCCGTACCCCAATTTTGATGCTAACGAGTTATTTGTCACGCTCCCTAAAACCGACGAAAGGGTTCGGGTGAAAGTGCTTATAAGTCCTGTTATTTAA
- a CDS encoding ester cyclase, translating to MTRIEQNRVAIRQFLEDVWSKGNVEIAERIIDPNFQFILAFAHLDGRDAFMGLVERNRSIFENLTYSVESEEDIVADEKNGAAFWDMKSKHIGTWRNVPASYKDVAINGMTLFRFNEEGKIYEAKVQNDVMSLMNQIGGIKKLYDF from the coding sequence ATGACTAGAATTGAACAAAACAGAGTAGCAATTCGCCAGTTTCTGGAAGATGTCTGGAGCAAAGGCAATGTAGAAATCGCCGAGAGAATCATTGACCCAAATTTCCAGTTTATTCTGGCTTTTGCGCACCTCGATGGTCGTGACGCATTTATGGGATTGGTTGAAAGAAACAGAAGTATTTTTGAAAACTTGACATATTCCGTTGAGTCAGAAGAAGATATTGTAGCTGACGAAAAAAACGGTGCCGCTTTTTGGGATATGAAGTCCAAGCACATTGGTACATGGCGCAATGTACCCGCTAGCTACAAAGATGTTGCCATCAACGGAATGACGCTATTCAGATTCAACGAAGAAGGCAAAATTTACGAAGCCAAGGTTCAGAATGACGTCATGAGCCTGATGAATCAAATCGGCGGCATCAAAAAACTGTACGACTTTTAG